A window of Natrinema sp. HArc-T2 genomic DNA:
GGAGTGAGCGAGAAGCGAGAGTCCGTCTCTGATTGGTCAGCATCCATATCGATAATGTGCGCTACTGTTCCGCTTCCGAGCTCAATCACGAATCGATCTGTTGGCTCGCTCATTCGTACTGCTCCTCAAGGTCGTCAAGTGCGCGCCAGAACTGCTCGCTATTGATTGGCGGTTCTGTCGTTGCCCGTGCTTCCAGTACGCCAGCGTACGTGTCGAACTCCTCAGGAGTCGGATCGGTCGCAAGAATGCAGTCAGCGTATCCATCGAGTGCAGTCTGTATGGTCCGTGCGTAGTGGTCGTAGGCCCCGTCGATCCAGTTGTACTTCTCGTCGACCTCCTCAAACACCGCTCGATAGACGGTCGCTGCGGCCAGATACCGGTCGCGGTCACGGTACTGCTTGGCAATCTCGAAAAATCGGGAGAAGTCGATGGCTTCGAACACGGCCGGGTCGGCGTGCTGCTCGAACAGTTGTGCGATTTCCTCACGATATTCGTCGACCGATTTGTGATCGTCGCCGAACCGTGCGAGAAACTGCTCACGCAATTCCGCGTGCTCGGCGAGTGCGTCACGGACGAACTTACGCAGGTCGTCGGTCGACACGTCGTCTAAGACTGCCTCGACACGCTCGCTTTCATCCTGTGGCGGGCTGGCGGCGATGTCCAATAATACTGCGACGACGTGCTTGCAGTCGCCGCCACCGTCGTACGGACAGGTACACCGTGTGTCGATACTTTTCCCGCTGAATTTGACAGTCACGTCGTACAGGCTCGAGCCACTGACAGTCGCGGTCACGAGGTCGTCGAACCGGTCGAGATGCTGAATACGTCCCTCGTCGCGGTAGTTTTTCCCGCGCTCGAACACTGCGTCGGTGCTCCGGTTCTCGATAGTTTCCCTATCGACGTTCATGCTCGTCCTTCGACGCGGGCGTAGAATTTGATTTCGGTGCCGAATGGGGCAGCCCGCCGGCTCAGATCGACCAGCGCCATCGTAAGCGTCACGCGAGGCGTTTGTCAAGCGGTTCGTTTGCTCGCTCACAGTGCGGTGACTGAGTAGGCACTCGGAACAATCGAAGACAGTTATCGAACGATCTCAGAGAGGAGAACCGCCGAGCTACAAGCCTGTTGTGACTAGTTCGATCGTAGTTCAATCAGATCGAATGCTAACTGTCGCAGTTCGTCGATTTCATCAATATCGGTGAGCCATCGCTCGGGCAGTGTACCCTCTCCGAACCGGGCACCTGCAACTGCGCCGGCGACGGCACCGATCGTATCTGTATCGCCACCCATCATCACTGCGTCAACAATCGCGTCTTCAGCAGTCTCGGCGGTCAGCCCGTGATACAGGCCTGCCTGCAGCGTTGTGACGACGTATCCCGAGTTCTCAAGAGAGATATCCACCGGTTCGCCACGGCGAGCGGCAGTGACCGGTTCAACAGCGTTTCGAACGTCGTCGGGCAGCTCTGAGCCGATATCATCTAAGACCCTTTCGAGAGGCTGGTCGACATCGATTAGGAGATTCGCGAGCGTCTGATTGAAAAGTGCACAACTCCACTGACACCGCGGATCTGCGTGGGTGATCGCTGACGACTGCCGACTGATGTCGACGAGTTCGACTGGCTCGTCTTGATACGCGATGGCGTATGGCGCACACCGCATCAGGCTGCCGTTGCCGGCGTTGCTACCTTCCGTGCTTGCCTCCCACTCACGCTGGCCAGCTTCGTCCCACGATTCGCCGTTCTGGATCCGTTGGAGTGCACTCGAGGTCATGATCCCGATGTCGAACGGCCCCGACCGTTTCCAGTCAATGAATCTGGTGGCGATGTCTTCTGGCTCAAATGCGCCGTGTTCTGCGAGACTCCGGGCGATACAGAGTGCCATCTCCGTGTCATCAGTGATTGTTCCCGCGGGTTGGCCGTGGGTCCCGTGGGCGAGCATTTCAGTCACCCGCCCGTGTGTTCGCTCGATTCGATCCGGCCCTTGGAATTCGACTGGGCGTCCGAGCGCGTCCCCACATGCGAGCCCCAGCAAGATCCCTTGTGCTCGTGATTGACAGTCGTTCGCCATACGCGATACACACACATCTGGTTACTAACTATTGTGGTCAGGGTGGCAGCGGCTGTTAGTAGCAAGGCAGATTGGGATCGAAACAGCCGAATTCGATCAGTATTGATTTTGCACTTTATCGATTTTACACTGAACACATAATTCATCACCAAAACACGAAACGCTATCGTAGGGACAGTCGTACTCGTCTACGTTGGCAGACTGGCGGAGTTTCTCCTGCCGCCAGATACTTTCCCAGTCATTAATGTCCATGTCAGCAGATGTGAAGACGACGTCATCATTCCGATCTGTGATCTTTGCGACTGTGACCGAATAGTGGTTCTCTTTGATGACCTCGATCGCTTCTTCGTACGAGGAACAGATGACCGTCTCTGTTCCAGTTTGGTCATCCAAGAGTCGAACGGTAATCGAACCGTCGTATTCTTCCGTCGGGTCCAGTCCAGAGCTCATAACAGACACACTCGAAATACTGTGTAAAAGCTTGGGAAGAACACGTTTCTCGAACACTGAGATCTCCACTGCAACCCGAATACTGAGTTCTCCGCCAGTTACCGATTTTGAAATAGCCAATTTCAGCTTAGGCTATTCTGCTGGTCGATCTGGGGTGGTTTCGTCTGTCCTCATTCGTGGCCTCGAGGCACACGAGTGTGCGCTTCAAGCCGCTCGGGCGCAGAAAAACTGGCTTGTCACGACCGATCAGATCCCGCTTTCGAGGCGTTCCTTCGTTGCTACTCTCGAATTTCGAGAAGGTCTGTGAGATCTTCCTTCGAGAGCGGTTCAATCTCGATCCGGCTGTCCCTCGCCGAATAATAAATCGAGGCGCTCACGTCTCGACTCTCGAACCATGCATCGAGTGCATGATAGTACACGCT
This region includes:
- a CDS encoding SWIM zinc finger domain-containing protein, translated to MNVDRETIENRSTDAVFERGKNYRDEGRIQHLDRFDDLVTATVSGSSLYDVTVKFSGKSIDTRCTCPYDGGGDCKHVVAVLLDIAASPPQDESERVEAVLDDVSTDDLRKFVRDALAEHAELREQFLARFGDDHKSVDEYREEIAQLFEQHADPAVFEAIDFSRFFEIAKQYRDRDRYLAAATVYRAVFEEVDEKYNWIDGAYDHYARTIQTALDGYADCILATDPTPEEFDTYAGVLEARATTEPPINSEQFWRALDDLEEQYE
- a CDS encoding ADP-ribosylglycohydrolase family protein, with product MANDCQSRAQGILLGLACGDALGRPVEFQGPDRIERTHGRVTEMLAHGTHGQPAGTITDDTEMALCIARSLAEHGAFEPEDIATRFIDWKRSGPFDIGIMTSSALQRIQNGESWDEAGQREWEASTEGSNAGNGSLMRCAPYAIAYQDEPVELVDISRQSSAITHADPRCQWSCALFNQTLANLLIDVDQPLERVLDDIGSELPDDVRNAVEPVTAARRGEPVDISLENSGYVVTTLQAGLYHGLTAETAEDAIVDAVMMGGDTDTIGAVAGAVAGARFGEGTLPERWLTDIDEIDELRQLAFDLIELRSN